Proteins encoded by one window of Rubrobacter indicoceani:
- a CDS encoding indole-3-glycerol phosphate synthase TrpC → MSDRRDVPTVLDELAKASKKRAEDLKSSVDVERLRELAARFQKRDFTAALKAPGLSVISEIKRASPSVGFIREANPKEQAEIYADEGAACLSVLTEPERFKGSLEDLDAARNAVGIPVIRKDFTADEVQIIEAATRADAVLLIVALFDAPTLARYIELAGEVGMTALVEVHDEREAEVALRAGAEVVGVNNRDLRDFTVDLATFERLSPLLAGKLRIAESGITSVEDARRMREAGADAVLVGEAAMRQAGLVAGISALL, encoded by the coding sequence ATGAGCGACCGGCGCGACGTTCCGACCGTTCTCGACGAGCTTGCGAAAGCGTCGAAGAAACGGGCCGAAGACCTGAAAAGCTCGGTGGACGTGGAGAGGCTCCGCGAGCTTGCCGCGCGGTTTCAGAAGCGGGACTTCACCGCAGCCCTGAAGGCGCCGGGGCTTTCGGTGATCTCGGAGATAAAACGGGCCTCGCCGTCGGTCGGCTTTATCCGCGAGGCGAACCCGAAGGAGCAGGCCGAGATCTACGCAGACGAGGGCGCGGCCTGCCTCTCGGTGCTGACGGAGCCGGAGCGGTTCAAAGGCTCGCTCGAAGACCTCGATGCGGCGCGAAACGCGGTCGGCATCCCCGTTATCCGCAAGGACTTCACCGCCGACGAGGTGCAGATCATAGAGGCCGCGACCCGCGCCGACGCGGTGCTGCTCATAGTCGCGCTGTTCGACGCGCCGACCCTCGCCCGCTACATAGAGCTCGCCGGGGAGGTCGGTATGACCGCGCTCGTCGAGGTCCACGACGAGCGGGAGGCGGAGGTCGCGCTTCGGGCCGGAGCGGAGGTCGTCGGGGTGAACAACCGCGACCTCCGGGACTTCACCGTGGACCTTGCGACCTTTGAACGGCTCTCCCCGCTGCTGGCGGGGAAGCTGCGAATCGCGGAGAGCGGCATAACGAGCGTCGAGGACGCCCGGCGGATGCGCGAGGCCGGGGCGGACGCGGTGCTGGTCGGGGAGGCCGCGATGCGCCAGGCCGGGCTGGTCGCCGGGATCTCCGCTCTGCTCTGA
- the trpD gene encoding anthranilate phosphoribosyltransferase, with product MLREALQKVAGGAALSEVEAERALAEIMSGTVPPEATAALLTALRVRGESPGEIIGFARAMREFAARVEAPEDATDIVGTGGDAKGTINVSTTAAFVARGAGVTIAKHGNRAATSRSGSADVLEALGANIELAPDQVSECIREAGIGFMFARTHHPAMRYVAPVRAGLPFRTIFNLLGPLTNPAGARRLVVGVFSESFILPMAEALRGLGVDRALVVFGTDGLDEITVTDRSLVAQVDKDGITEYEVSPEDFGLSRYRLGELIGGDAKENAGVVRSVLSGGEAGAKRDIVLMNAGAAVFAGGKAADLRDGVLKAREAVDSGAATDALEAFIATTGKLAAS from the coding sequence ATGCTGCGCGAGGCGTTGCAGAAGGTCGCGGGTGGGGCCGCGCTCTCCGAGGTCGAGGCAGAGCGCGCCCTGGCCGAGATCATGTCCGGCACCGTCCCGCCCGAAGCAACCGCCGCCCTGCTCACCGCGCTCCGGGTCCGGGGGGAATCGCCGGGTGAGATCATCGGCTTCGCCCGCGCCATGCGTGAGTTCGCCGCCAGGGTCGAAGCTCCCGAGGATGCGACCGATATCGTCGGGACGGGCGGCGACGCGAAGGGGACCATCAACGTCTCCACGACGGCGGCGTTTGTTGCGCGGGGCGCGGGCGTAACCATCGCCAAGCACGGCAACCGCGCCGCAACGAGCAGGTCCGGCAGCGCGGACGTTCTGGAAGCCCTCGGCGCGAACATCGAGCTTGCGCCGGATCAGGTCTCCGAGTGCATCCGCGAGGCCGGAATAGGTTTCATGTTCGCCCGGACTCACCACCCCGCGATGCGCTACGTCGCCCCGGTCCGGGCGGGGCTGCCGTTTCGGACGATCTTCAACCTCCTCGGCCCGCTTACAAACCCCGCCGGGGCCAGGCGGCTGGTCGTCGGGGTTTTCTCGGAGTCCTTTATCCTTCCGATGGCCGAAGCCCTGCGGGGGCTCGGCGTTGACCGCGCCCTCGTGGTCTTCGGGACGGACGGCCTCGACGAGATAACCGTTACGGACCGGTCCCTTGTCGCACAGGTGGACAAGGACGGTATCACCGAGTACGAGGTCTCGCCGGAGGATTTCGGGTTGTCGCGGTACCGGCTCGGTGAGCTTATCGGCGGCGACGCAAAAGAGAACGCAGGCGTTGTCAGGAGCGTTCTCTCCGGCGGTGAGGCCGGGGCCAAGCGCGACATCGTGCTGATGAACGCCGGGGCGGCTGTTTTCGCCGGAGGAAAGGCCGCGGACCTGCGGGACGGCGTGTTGAAGGCCCGCGAGGCCGTGGACTCCGGCGCGGCGACGGACGCGCTCGAAGCCTTTATCGCCACGACGGGGAAGCTGGCCGCATCATGA
- a CDS encoding anthranilate synthase component II, which yields MRVLVIDNYDSFTYNLVQYLGELGAEVVVRRNDELTPDEVLELAPERIVISPGPCTPNEAGISVDLIEAAAGKVPLLGVCLGHQSIGQAFGAEVVRGEPVHGKTAKISHDGEGVYRGLDQGFTATRYHSLVIAPESLPDCLVVTSRSQDGVIMGVRHRDFAVEGVQFHPESIMTKNGRELLANFLYPDGDAE from the coding sequence ATGCGCGTCCTTGTCATAGACAACTACGATTCGTTTACCTACAACCTCGTTCAGTACCTCGGGGAGCTCGGGGCGGAGGTCGTGGTGCGCCGCAACGACGAGCTTACCCCGGACGAAGTGCTGGAGCTTGCGCCGGAGCGGATCGTTATCTCGCCGGGGCCTTGTACCCCGAACGAGGCCGGGATCTCGGTTGACCTTATAGAAGCCGCAGCCGGGAAGGTCCCGCTGCTCGGGGTGTGTCTCGGTCATCAGTCCATCGGACAGGCGTTCGGGGCCGAGGTCGTGCGCGGCGAGCCGGTGCATGGCAAGACCGCGAAGATAAGCCACGACGGCGAGGGGGTCTACCGCGGCCTCGATCAGGGTTTCACCGCGACCCGCTATCATTCGCTTGTCATCGCTCCGGAAAGCCTGCCGGACTGCCTTGTAGTTACAAGCCGCAGTCAGGACGGCGTGATAATGGGCGTCCGGCACAGAGATTTCGCCGTCGAGGGCGTTCAGTTCCACCCTGAGAGCATCATGACCAAAAACGGGCGCGAGCTTCTCGCGAACTTTCTATACCCGGACGGCGACGCGGAATAA
- a CDS encoding ornithine cyclodeaminase family protein — protein MTRLITEAEVSELLDLPTTLVAVEAVFRQHGEGLATNRSRRRAFYPGGQLNVMFGATPEIDAAGTKAYTISRNGAKFYTLLFDPAEGDLLAIIQSDRMGQLRTGAATGVGTRYLARDEAATLGLFGTGWQAESQLEAVAAVRDLTRVLVYSRTEENRRKFAEKMSGRLDLEVETTDSPEEAAAQDIVVTMTSSREPVLKGEWLRPGTHVTAAGSNSLLKAEIDREVVRRADFVCVDSKEEVGLEAGDLLPAMESGVITTEAVYELGAVVAGLNPGRRTPEDITLFCSQGLAIQDMAVARIVYDLAVKNGTGREVDF, from the coding sequence ATGACACGACTCATCACCGAAGCGGAAGTATCCGAGCTGCTCGACCTGCCGACGACGCTCGTCGCGGTCGAGGCGGTCTTTCGCCAGCACGGCGAGGGGCTCGCCACGAACCGCTCGCGTCGCCGCGCTTTCTACCCCGGCGGCCAGCTTAACGTGATGTTCGGTGCGACACCCGAGATAGACGCCGCAGGCACGAAGGCGTACACCATCTCCAGAAACGGCGCGAAGTTCTACACGCTGCTCTTCGACCCGGCGGAGGGCGACCTGCTCGCGATCATCCAGTCCGACAGGATGGGACAGCTCCGCACCGGAGCCGCCACCGGCGTCGGGACCAGATACCTCGCCCGCGACGAGGCAGCGACCCTCGGCCTCTTCGGGACGGGCTGGCAGGCCGAAAGCCAGCTTGAAGCCGTGGCCGCCGTCCGTGACCTGACCCGCGTCCTTGTTTACAGCCGCACCGAAGAGAACCGCAGGAAGTTCGCGGAGAAGATGTCCGGCAGGCTCGACCTTGAAGTAGAGACCACCGACTCCCCCGAAGAGGCCGCCGCGCAGGACATCGTCGTTACGATGACCTCTTCCAGAGAACCCGTCCTGAAGGGTGAGTGGCTCAGGCCGGGGACGCACGTTACCGCCGCCGGCTCCAACTCGCTCCTCAAAGCCGAGATAGACCGCGAGGTCGTCCGGCGGGCCGACTTCGTGTGCGTCGACTCAAAGGAGGAGGTCGGGCTGGAGGCCGGGGATCTTCTCCCGGCAATGGAGTCCGGCGTTATAACGACCGAGGCCGTCTACGAACTCGGGGCCGTGGTTGCGGGCCTCAACCCCGGCAGACGCACCCCGGAGGACATCACCCTTTTCTGCAGCCAGGGGCTCGCCATCCAGGACATGGCTGTCGCCCGCATCGTCTACGACCTCGCCGTAAAGAACGGCACGGGCCGCGAGGTGGATTTCTAG
- a CDS encoding LacI family DNA-binding transcriptional regulator has product MGVKSDKGGSGTNPVFRRATSREVAALVGVSVATVSNAYNRPDQLSEGLRGRIFEAAEKLGYGGPDPLGRSLRRRRAGAIGVLCADRLSYSFTDPAAVMFLEGVSFAAEEAGMGMLLLPGGPAGGREAGAVSGAAVDGFIAYCIARDDPLLQLIVGRGLPMVLVDNPVSGGAPSVGVDDEGGARSAARHLLDLGHRDFGVVSFEFNREPSGGLAGVERQLDATHANTVARLTGYRKEIASSGLDWGDVPVYECLENTPEQGKQAARTLLRRRPHPTAVLALSDQLAFGVMEVIREVGLRIPEDISVVGYDDVPEAARSNPPLTTVHQPHVEKGLLAGRKLIARLEGEENRSSEEPPKTFATRLVVRNSTAPAKKPERNPDETPTQ; this is encoded by the coding sequence ATGGGAGTCAAGAGCGACAAGGGGGGATCGGGGACAAATCCCGTTTTTCGTCGGGCGACTTCGCGGGAGGTGGCGGCGCTGGTGGGGGTATCGGTAGCGACGGTATCGAACGCTTACAACAGGCCGGATCAGCTCTCCGAGGGGTTGCGCGGGCGGATTTTCGAGGCGGCGGAGAAGCTCGGGTACGGCGGGCCGGACCCTCTGGGGCGGAGCCTCCGGCGCAGGCGGGCCGGGGCGATAGGGGTGCTCTGTGCGGACCGGCTGTCCTATTCGTTTACCGACCCGGCGGCGGTCATGTTTCTTGAGGGCGTGTCGTTTGCGGCGGAGGAGGCGGGGATGGGGATGCTACTGTTGCCGGGCGGTCCGGCGGGCGGGCGGGAGGCCGGGGCGGTCTCCGGGGCGGCGGTGGACGGCTTTATCGCGTACTGCATCGCCCGCGACGACCCGTTGCTGCAGCTCATCGTCGGGCGCGGGCTGCCGATGGTTCTTGTGGACAACCCCGTTTCGGGGGGCGCGCCTTCGGTCGGGGTGGACGACGAAGGCGGGGCGAGAAGCGCGGCGAGACATCTTCTGGACCTCGGCCACAGAGATTTCGGGGTCGTCTCCTTTGAGTTCAACCGGGAGCCGTCGGGGGGGCTTGCAGGGGTGGAGCGACAGCTGGATGCAACCCACGCCAACACCGTTGCAAGGCTCACCGGGTACAGAAAGGAGATCGCATCCTCCGGCCTCGACTGGGGCGACGTGCCCGTTTACGAGTGCCTGGAGAACACGCCGGAGCAGGGAAAGCAGGCCGCCCGGACGTTGCTCCGGCGCAGACCGCATCCAACGGCGGTGCTCGCGCTCTCGGACCAGCTCGCCTTCGGGGTGATGGAGGTTATCCGGGAGGTCGGGCTTCGGATACCCGAGGACATCTCCGTAGTCGGCTACGACGACGTGCCGGAGGCCGCGAGGTCCAACCCGCCGCTTACCACCGTGCATCAGCCGCACGTGGAGAAAGGTCTTCTTGCCGGAAGAAAGCTTATCGCTCGGCTTGAGGGAGAAGAAAACCGGAGCAGCGAAGAGCCCCCCAAGACCTTTGCGACCCGCCTTGTAGTCCGGAACTCGACCGCCCCGGCGAAAAAGCCCGAACGAAACCCGGACGAAACTCCGACGCAATAA
- a CDS encoding MFS transporter yields the protein MEDGLRRGVYLARLSVIVIFFLNGFGFANWVVRIPAVQENVGIGAGALGFALLGVAVGSLVSMPTIGGLVSRFGSRPVTLLTLFVFSALLPLPSFATTLSALFGALFLLGLAFGGLDVAMNAHAVAVEKGYGRAIMASFHAFFSLGGLVGAVVGGFVASFGVGVSAHLVGIAVLLLAVSVLATRHLLPASEDADSVEDGGEKSPAFARPTKGLLGLGVIAFCVLVGEGAMADWSAVYLRGTLGTGEGFAAAGFAVFSLTMTLGRFSGDWITNKTGARTIVRASAAVAATGLAVGLIGGTPAFALVGFGCAGLGFAVIFPATLSAAGHAGDLAPGPAVAAIATAGYFGFLVGPPSIGFAAELFGLGGALFIVVALSAVVVVLAGNVEKNGKKPANPTE from the coding sequence ATGGAGGATGGGTTGCGTCGGGGGGTATATCTGGCGCGGCTTTCGGTTATCGTGATCTTCTTTCTCAACGGTTTCGGGTTTGCCAACTGGGTGGTGAGGATCCCGGCGGTTCAGGAGAACGTCGGGATCGGGGCCGGCGCTCTGGGTTTCGCGTTGCTCGGTGTGGCGGTCGGATCGCTGGTTTCGATGCCGACCATCGGCGGGCTGGTTTCACGGTTCGGGAGCCGTCCGGTTACGCTTCTCACCCTGTTCGTGTTCTCGGCGCTTCTGCCGCTGCCCTCGTTCGCCACGACTTTGTCCGCGCTTTTCGGGGCGCTTTTTCTGCTCGGCCTGGCCTTTGGCGGCCTCGATGTTGCGATGAACGCTCACGCCGTTGCGGTGGAGAAGGGGTATGGAAGGGCCATCATGGCCTCCTTTCACGCCTTTTTCAGCCTCGGCGGGCTGGTCGGGGCGGTTGTCGGCGGGTTCGTTGCAAGCTTCGGCGTCGGGGTATCGGCGCACCTCGTCGGGATAGCGGTCCTGCTCCTTGCGGTCTCGGTTCTCGCCACCCGGCATCTGCTTCCGGCCTCGGAAGACGCCGATTCGGTGGAGGACGGGGGGGAGAAGAGTCCGGCTTTTGCGAGGCCGACGAAAGGGCTGCTCGGGCTCGGGGTCATAGCGTTCTGCGTCCTTGTCGGGGAGGGTGCGATGGCCGACTGGAGCGCGGTGTACCTGAGGGGGACGCTCGGGACGGGCGAGGGCTTCGCCGCCGCCGGGTTCGCCGTCTTCTCGCTCACCATGACCCTCGGGCGGTTTTCGGGGGATTGGATCACAAACAAAACAGGGGCAAGGACCATCGTCCGGGCGAGCGCCGCGGTAGCCGCCACGGGTCTTGCCGTAGGGCTTATCGGCGGCACCCCGGCCTTTGCGCTCGTCGGCTTCGGGTGCGCCGGGCTCGGCTTCGCGGTGATCTTCCCGGCCACCCTCAGCGCGGCCGGACACGCCGGCGACCTGGCCCCCGGACCCGCCGTAGCCGCCATCGCGACCGCCGGGTACTTCGGCTTCCTTGTCGGCCCGCCGTCCATCGGCTTCGCCGCCGAGCTGTTCGGCCTCGGAGGAGCCCTGTTTATAGTCGTGGCCCTCAGCGCGGTCGTTGTGGTCCTCGCTGGAAACGTCGAGAAAAACGGGAAAAAGCCGGCTAACCCGACAGAGTAG